A region from the Chrysoperla carnea chromosome 4, inChrCarn1.1, whole genome shotgun sequence genome encodes:
- the LOC123297827 gene encoding uncharacterized protein LOC123297827, which translates to METGISDINTLLKSMTPELSDAEYVFTTISYKENLPDVTFAIGMFKEREGTTFIFPKDYLPSSISSKFVVGNFRMISLNVHSSLQAVGLTAAISKSLADKNISANIIAGFYHDHIFVPTDRASEAMEILKCLQERSS; encoded by the coding sequence ATGGAGACTGGTATAAGTGATATCAATACACTACTCAAATCAATGACACCTGAATTAAGTGATGCAGAATATGTTTTCACAACTATTTCTTATAAAGAAAACCTACCTGATGTAACATTTGCCATTGGAATGTTTAAAGAACGTGAAGGGACTACATTTATATTTCCAAAGGATTATTTACCATCGTCtatatcatcaaaatttgttgTAGGAAATTTTCGCATGATCAGTTTAAATGTGCATTCAAGTTTACAAGCTGTTGGTTTAACTGCAGCGATTTCCAAATCATTAGctgataaaaatattagtgCTAATATTATTGCAGGGTTTTATCATGATCACATTTTTGTTCCAACAGACAGAGCCTCTGAAGctatggaaattttaaaatgtttacagGAACGtagttcttaa